The proteins below are encoded in one region of Poecile atricapillus isolate bPoeAtr1 chromosome 19, bPoeAtr1.hap1, whole genome shotgun sequence:
- the LOC131586331 gene encoding zinc finger protein 239-like produces the protein MARRYKCLECGKSFSQRKTLICHQMIHTGEWPYECGECGKGFSYNSHLIVHQRIHTGERPYECPECGKRFRVSSTLLVHQRIHTDERPFRCSECGEGFKHNSTLVTHRRIHTGERPYECPQCGRSFTQSSNLTRHQRRHQ, from the exons ATGGCCAGA cgctacaagtgcttggagtgtgggaagagcttcagccagaggaaaaccctgatctgccaccagatgatccacactggggaatggccctacgagtgtggggaatgtgggaagggcttcagctacaactcccacctcatcgtccaccagcgcatccacactggggagaggccctacgagtgtcccgagtgtgggaagaggtttcgggtcagctccactctccttgtgcaccagcggattcacacggatgagaggcccttccgctgctccgagtgtggggagggcttcaagcacaactccacccttgtcacccaccggcgcatccacactggggagaggccctacgagtgtccccagtgtgggaggagcttcacccagagctctaacttgaccagacaccaacggaggcaccagtaa
- the LOC131586406 gene encoding olfactory receptor 14J1-like, producing MSNSSSISHFLLLALADTRQLQLLHFCLFLGISLAALLGNGLIISAVACSHHLHSPMFFFLLNLALTDLGSICTTVPKAMHNSLWGTRDISYSGCAAQVFCFVFFISAEYFLLTIMCYDRYVSICKPLHYETLLGSRACAHMAAAAWASGFLNALLHTANTFSLPLCHGNALGQFFCEIPQFLKLSCSKSYLREFGLLFFSICLALGCFVFIVFSYVQIFRAVLRIPSEQGRHKAFSTCLPHLAVVSLFISTGTFAYLKPPSISSPSLDLALSVLYSVVPPALNPLIYSLRNQELKAAVWRLITGWFQKH from the coding sequence atgtccaacagcagctccatcagccacttcctcctgctggcattggcagacacgcggcagctgcagctcctgcacttctgcctcttcctgggcatctccctggctgccctcctgggcaacGGCCTCATCATCAGCGCCgtagcctgcagccaccacctgcacagccccatgttcttcttcctgctcaacctggccctcactgacctgggctccatctgcaccactgtgcccaaagccatgcacaattccctctggggcaccagagacatctcctactcaggatgtgctgcacaggttttttgttttgtgttcttCATCTCAGCAGAGTATTTCCTCCTGACCATCATGTGCTACGACCGCTAcgtgtccatctgcaaacccctgcactatgagaccctcctgggcagcagagcttgtgcccacatggcagcagctgcctgggccagtggctttctcaatgctctgctgcacacagccaatacattttccctgcccctgtgccatgGCAATGCCCTGGGCCAGtttttctgtgaaatcccacagTTCCTCAAGCTCTCCTGCTCCAAATCCTATCTCAGGGAATttgggcttctttttttttccatctgtttagcacttggctgttttgtgttcattgttttctcctatgtgcagatcttcagggctgtgttgaggatcccctctgagcagggacggcacaaagccttttccacctgcctccctcacctggctgtGGTCTCCCTGTTTATCAGCACTGGCACATTTGCCTACCTGAAGcctccctccatctcctccccatccctggatctggcCCTGTCTGTTCTGTACTCAGTGgtgcctccagccctgaaccccctcatctacagcctgaggaaccaggagctcaaggctgcagtgtggagaCTGATCACTGGAtggtttcagaaacattaa